Proteins encoded in a region of the Cetobacterium ceti genome:
- the glmL gene encoding methylaspartate mutase accessory protein GlmL, with protein sequence MKCYLTIDFGSTYTKLTAIDIENESILATAKDITTIEDDIMIGFNNAFETLKKEIEKTIPFSEVEFTNKVACSSAAGGLKMFAIGLVPELTAEAAKKAALGAGARVMKTYSYELNSKEMEEIKNAPVDIILLAGGTDGGNKDCILHNAKLIAKHKIEVPVVVAGNKAVADDIEEIFKEAEIDYYMADNVMPKINKLNVEPAREEIRKVFMNKIVEAKGMKNAEEFISGILMPTPAAVLKAAEVLAGGTDDEEGIGDLLVLDIGGATTDVHSIAKGEPTKAGVLIKGLEDPYSKRTVEGDLGMRYSAISLLEAAGSRKIRTYLNDTEKKWDVKGLCRYRHDNIRMVPRNDEEIFFDEAMAMAATEISMTRHCGILECVYTPMGTMFNQVGKDLLNTPFVIGTGGVIIHSKNPKRILEACKFNPQEPVHLKPENPKFLVDKTYILSSMGLLAQELPNLAIRIMKKYLVEV encoded by the coding sequence ATGAAGTGTTATCTAACAATAGATTTTGGAAGCACCTATACAAAGCTTACAGCTATTGATATTGAAAATGAGTCTATCCTTGCTACTGCTAAGGATATTACAACTATCGAAGACGATATAATGATAGGCTTCAATAACGCTTTTGAAACTTTAAAAAAAGAAATAGAAAAAACTATTCCTTTCTCTGAAGTGGAGTTCACTAATAAGGTAGCTTGTTCTTCTGCTGCTGGGGGATTAAAAATGTTTGCCATAGGTTTAGTTCCTGAGTTAACTGCAGAAGCTGCTAAAAAAGCTGCTTTAGGTGCTGGTGCTAGAGTTATGAAGACATACTCCTATGAATTAAACTCCAAAGAGATGGAAGAAATAAAAAATGCTCCAGTTGACATTATTCTCCTAGCTGGTGGTACTGATGGAGGAAACAAAGACTGTATTCTTCATAATGCAAAATTAATTGCTAAACATAAAATAGAGGTACCTGTTGTAGTTGCTGGTAATAAAGCTGTTGCAGATGATATTGAAGAAATTTTCAAAGAAGCTGAAATAGATTATTACATGGCTGATAATGTAATGCCAAAAATTAACAAATTAAATGTTGAACCTGCTCGTGAAGAAATTAGAAAAGTCTTCATGAATAAAATTGTAGAGGCTAAGGGTATGAAAAATGCCGAAGAGTTTATAAGCGGTATTTTAATGCCAACTCCTGCTGCCGTTTTAAAAGCTGCGGAAGTTTTAGCCGGAGGTACTGACGATGAGGAAGGTATCGGAGATTTATTGGTTTTAGATATTGGTGGTGCAACTACTGACGTTCACTCAATTGCTAAGGGAGAACCAACTAAGGCCGGAGTTTTAATAAAAGGTTTAGAGGATCCATATTCAAAAAGAACCGTTGAAGGAGATTTAGGAATGAGATATTCTGCAATATCTCTTTTAGAAGCTGCTGGTTCAAGAAAAATTAGAACATATTTAAATGATACAGAAAAAAAATGGGATGTTAAAGGACTTTGTCGATATAGACATGACAACATTAGAATGGTTCCTAGAAATGACGAGGAAATATTCTTTGATGAGGCTATGGCTATGGCCGCTACTGAAATTTCTATGACAAGACACTGTGGTATCCTTGAGTGTGTATATACACCAATGGGAACTATGTTTAATCAAGTTGGTAAAGACTTATTAAACACTCCATTTGTTATTGGAACTGGTGGAGTTATAATTCACAGTAAAAATCCTAAAAGGATTCTAGAGGCTTGTAAATTCAATCCTCAAGAACCTGTTCATTTAAAACCAGAAAATCCAAAATTCTTAGTTGATAAAACATATATTTTATCTTCTATGGGATTATTGGCTCAAGAGTTACCAAATTTAGCAATTAGAATCATGAAAAAATATTTAGTTGAAGTATAG
- the glmS gene encoding methylaspartate mutase subunit S: MKNGKKVVIGVIGSDCHAVGNKIIHHVLEQNGFEVVNIGVLSPQMDFINAAVETSADAIIVSSLYGHGELDCQGMRAKCEEAGLNNILLYVGGNIVVGKQVWEDVEKRFKAMGFNRVYKPGTPIESTTEDLKADLGLLK, encoded by the coding sequence ATGAAAAATGGTAAAAAAGTTGTTATCGGTGTTATCGGTTCCGATTGTCATGCTGTTGGAAACAAAATTATTCATCACGTTCTTGAGCAGAATGGATTTGAAGTAGTTAACATCGGAGTTTTATCTCCACAGATGGATTTTATAAATGCTGCAGTTGAAACAAGTGCAGATGCAATTATAGTTTCTTCTTTATACGGACATGGAGAACTTGATTGTCAAGGTATGAGAGCTAAATGTGAAGAAGCTGGTTTAAATAATATTCTTCTTTATGTTGGAGGAAACATCGTTGTTGGTAAGCAAGTTTGGGAAGATGTAGAAAAAAGATTTAAAGCTATGGGATTTAATAGAGTATACAAACCAGGAACTCCTATTGAATCAACAACTGAAGACTTAAAAGCTGATTTAGGATTATTAAAATAA
- a CDS encoding ribosome maturation factor RimP translates to MIIDKRELETTLPKLEKIVVPAVEEFGLSLVDLEFVQEGGYLYVRVYVEKEDGDITLEDCAKLSQKIDEPVDMLIDHKFFLEVSSPGVERPLKKEKDFVRFSGEKIQVSLKRKLNDKKNFTGILEKFENDTVYLNVDSEVVEIPLKEIRKANIVFEFNEF, encoded by the coding sequence ATGATAATTGATAAAAGAGAGTTGGAAACTACTTTACCTAAATTGGAAAAAATAGTTGTTCCAGCAGTTGAAGAGTTTGGATTATCTTTAGTTGACCTAGAATTTGTCCAAGAAGGTGGATATCTTTATGTTAGAGTTTATGTGGAAAAGGAAGATGGAGATATAACATTAGAGGATTGTGCAAAATTAAGTCAAAAAATAGATGAGCCAGTTGATATGTTAATTGATCATAAGTTTTTCTTAGAAGTTTCTTCTCCAGGTGTAGAAAGACCTTTAAAGAAAGAAAAGGATTTTGTTAGATTTTCAGGAGAAAAAATACAGGTAAGTTTAAAGCGTAAGCTAAATGATAAAAAGAATTTTACAGGAATTTTAGAAAAGTTTGAAAATGATACTGTATATTTAAATGTAGATTCAGAAGTAGTAGAAATACCATTGAAAGAAATTAGAAAAGCAAATATTGTATTTGAGTTTAATGAGTTTTAA
- the nusA gene encoding transcription termination factor NusA — MKSRDAKTFLEALDELEKGKGISKESLLEAVEQAMLAAYKKHYGEEENVEVEINRESGDVKVYEIKEVVTAEDLYDAALEISLEDAQEVKKRAKVGDIIKIEVNCEEFRRNAIQNGKQIVIQKVREAERQYVYDKFKSKENDIITGIIRRIDEKKNIFIEFEGIEAILPMVEQSPADRYVVGERIKVFVVEVEKTSKFPKIVISRKNEGLLRKLFELEIPEIAEGLIEIKAVAREAGSRAKVAVASMDENIDTVGACIGQKGLRIRNIVNELNGEKIDIVVWKESVHEFVSAVLSPAKVKSVEVLEEGTTARVIVDSSQLSLAIGKNGQNARLAAKLTGMRVDIKTKDAETEVEEEFVAEEE; from the coding sequence ATGAAAAGTAGAGATGCTAAGACTTTTTTAGAGGCATTAGATGAGCTTGAAAAAGGAAAAGGAATCAGTAAAGAAAGTTTATTAGAAGCTGTAGAGCAGGCTATGTTAGCAGCTTATAAAAAGCACTACGGTGAAGAGGAAAATGTTGAAGTAGAAATCAACAGAGAAAGCGGAGACGTAAAAGTTTACGAAATTAAAGAAGTTGTAACAGCTGAAGATTTATATGACGCAGCTTTAGAAATCTCTTTAGAAGATGCTCAAGAAGTTAAGAAAAGAGCAAAAGTTGGAGATATAATCAAAATTGAAGTAAATTGTGAAGAGTTTAGAAGAAATGCCATTCAAAATGGAAAACAAATTGTTATCCAGAAAGTTAGAGAGGCAGAAAGACAATACGTTTACGACAAATTTAAAAGCAAAGAAAATGATATAATAACAGGTATCATTAGAAGAATTGATGAAAAGAAAAATATCTTTATAGAATTTGAAGGAATCGAAGCTATATTACCTATGGTAGAGCAATCACCAGCGGACAGATATGTAGTTGGAGAAAGAATTAAAGTTTTTGTTGTTGAAGTTGAAAAAACTAGCAAATTCCCTAAAATTGTTATATCTAGAAAAAATGAAGGATTACTAAGAAAATTATTTGAATTAGAAATTCCTGAAATTGCAGAAGGATTAATCGAAATAAAAGCTGTTGCAAGAGAAGCTGGATCAAGAGCTAAGGTAGCTGTAGCATCTATGGATGAAAATATAGATACTGTAGGAGCTTGTATCGGACAAAAAGGGTTAAGAATTAGAAATATAGTAAATGAATTAAATGGAGAGAAAATTGACATAGTTGTATGGAAAGAATCTGTTCATGAGTTTGTATCAGCTGTATTAAGCCCTGCAAAAGTTAAAAGTGTTGAAGTATTAGAAGAGGGAACAACAGCAAGAGTTATTGTTGACAGTTCTCAATTATCTTTAGCAATTGGAAAGAATGGACAAAATGCAAGACTTGCAGCAAAATTAACTGGAATGAGAGTAGATATTAAGACTAAGGATGCTGAAACAGAAGTAGAAGAAGAGTTTGTTGCGGAAGAGGAATAA
- a CDS encoding DUF448 domain-containing protein yields the protein MMDKHIPERTCIVCREKKDKNDLFRIGQVSEKKYIFDEKGKVQSRGVYVCKTHECIQRLSKNKKINLSMEDLVKMVNLLKKKSKNYLNVLSAMKNSEHLTFGINMVLEDLDHIHFIIIAEDISEKNDKKLIAKAKEKNIPYVHFGKKDELGDIFKKDEINVIAIKSKKVAKGLLD from the coding sequence ATTATGGATAAACATATTCCAGAAAGAACTTGTATAGTTTGTAGAGAGAAAAAAGATAAAAATGATTTATTTAGAATAGGTCAGGTATCTGAGAAAAAATATATTTTTGATGAAAAAGGGAAGGTACAAAGTAGAGGGGTTTATGTATGTAAAACTCACGAATGTATTCAAAGATTATCGAAAAATAAAAAGATAAACTTATCTATGGAAGATTTAGTAAAAATGGTAAATCTTCTAAAGAAAAAATCAAAAAATTATTTAAATGTGTTAAGTGCAATGAAAAATTCAGAACATTTAACATTTGGTATAAATATGGTCTTAGAAGATTTAGACCACATACATTTTATTATTATAGCTGAGGATATAAGTGAGAAAAATGATAAGAAACTTATAGCTAAAGCAAAGGAGAAAAATATTCCTTACGTTCATTTTGGTAAAAAAGATGAATTGGGAGATATTTTCAAAAAGGACGAGATCAATGTCATAGCAATAAAAAGCAAAAAAGTTGCTAAAGGACTATTAGATTAA
- the infB gene encoding translation initiation factor IF-2 yields MKTRVHELAKKYKMGNNEFLALIHEIGIEASSHLTTLTDKQSEEILRFFNDPENKELINDAIENLDFDGTEDEYEEYSEKGKKKKKAAAAGKKETSEGDSEVEKSKNKKKKKGRRTDFVVKKVEQGPDTIVEDGMKIIKIRGEITLGEFAERLGVNSGELIKKLFLKGQMLTINSPVSYELAEELALDYDVLVEKEEEIELEFGEKFDLEINDKASDLVERPPVITIMGHVDHGKTSLLDAIRTTTVAEGEAGGITQKIGAYQIVKNGKKITFVDTPGHEAFTDMRARGAQVTDIAILVVAADDGVMPQTIEALAHAKAANVPILVAINKMDKPEANPMRVKQELMEHGLVSVEWGGDTEFVEVSAKQRINLDTLLDTILITAEILELKANPNKRAKGIVLESRLDPKVGPIADVLIQEGTLKIGDVIVAGETHGKVRALLNDKAERVERADLSQPVEIIGFNEVPSAGDVIYVIQNEQHAKRIVEEVAKERKIAEVSRRTISLESLSQELEHAHVKELNLILRADSRGSVEALRDSLLKLCTDEVAVNIIQAASGAITESDVKLAEASNAIIIGFHVRPTTKALKEADLVGVEIRTSNIIYHITEDIEKALTGMLDPEFKEIYLGRIEIKKVFKITKVGNIAGCVVVDGKVKNDSNIRIVRNGIVIYEGKLSTLKRYKDDAKEVVAGQECGLGIENFNDIKEGDIVEAFDMIEIKRSLK; encoded by the coding sequence ATGAAAACGAGAGTGCATGAGTTAGCAAAAAAATATAAGATGGGAAATAATGAGTTTTTAGCATTAATTCACGAGATAGGAATAGAAGCAAGTTCTCATTTAACAACTTTAACAGACAAGCAAAGCGAGGAGATATTAAGATTTTTTAATGATCCTGAAAATAAAGAGTTAATAAATGATGCTATTGAAAATTTAGATTTTGATGGTACTGAAGATGAATATGAAGAGTATTCAGAAAAAGGAAAAAAGAAAAAGAAAGCAGCAGCAGCTGGGAAAAAAGAAACTTCTGAAGGAGACTCTGAAGTTGAAAAAAGCAAAAATAAAAAGAAGAAAAAAGGTAGAAGAACAGACTTCGTTGTAAAAAAAGTAGAACAAGGTCCAGATACTATCGTTGAAGATGGAATGAAAATTATAAAAATCAGAGGAGAGATAACTCTTGGTGAATTTGCCGAGAGATTAGGAGTTAACTCTGGAGAACTTATAAAGAAATTATTCCTTAAGGGACAGATGTTAACTATAAACAGTCCTGTATCATATGAATTAGCTGAAGAGTTAGCTTTAGACTATGATGTATTAGTTGAAAAAGAGGAAGAAATAGAATTAGAGTTCGGAGAAAAATTCGATTTAGAAATAAATGATAAGGCTTCTGATTTAGTTGAAAGACCACCAGTAATAACTATCATGGGACACGTTGACCACGGTAAAACTTCATTACTAGATGCTATTAGAACAACTACTGTAGCAGAGGGAGAAGCTGGAGGAATTACTCAGAAAATAGGAGCTTACCAAATTGTAAAAAATGGTAAAAAAATAACTTTCGTAGATACTCCAGGACATGAGGCCTTCACAGATATGAGAGCTAGAGGAGCACAGGTTACTGACATTGCTATCTTAGTTGTAGCAGCAGACGACGGAGTTATGCCACAAACAATAGAAGCTTTAGCCCATGCTAAGGCAGCAAATGTACCAATTCTTGTTGCTATAAACAAAATGGATAAGCCAGAAGCTAACCCAATGAGAGTTAAGCAAGAATTAATGGAACATGGATTAGTATCAGTTGAATGGGGAGGAGATACTGAGTTTGTTGAAGTATCTGCTAAACAAAGAATTAACTTAGATACATTATTAGATACAATTTTAATTACAGCTGAAATATTAGAATTAAAAGCTAATCCTAATAAAAGAGCTAAAGGAATTGTGCTAGAATCAAGACTTGATCCTAAAGTAGGACCAATTGCTGACGTATTAATCCAAGAGGGAACTTTAAAAATTGGAGATGTAATTGTAGCAGGAGAAACTCACGGTAAAGTAAGAGCATTATTAAATGATAAAGCTGAAAGAGTTGAAAGAGCAGATTTATCTCAACCAGTAGAAATTATTGGATTTAACGAAGTTCCATCAGCTGGAGATGTAATATATGTTATTCAAAATGAGCAACATGCAAAAAGAATCGTAGAGGAAGTTGCTAAGGAAAGAAAGATTGCTGAGGTAAGTAGAAGAACTATATCTCTAGAATCTTTATCACAAGAATTAGAGCATGCTCATGTAAAAGAATTAAACTTAATCTTAAGAGCGGATTCAAGAGGATCTGTAGAAGCTTTAAGAGATTCATTATTAAAATTATGTACAGATGAAGTTGCTGTAAATATTATACAAGCTGCATCTGGAGCAATAACAGAAAGTGACGTTAAACTAGCGGAAGCTTCAAATGCTATCATAATCGGATTCCATGTAAGACCAACAACAAAAGCTTTAAAAGAAGCAGATTTAGTTGGTGTTGAAATAAGAACATCTAATATAATTTATCATATAACTGAAGATATTGAGAAAGCTTTAACAGGAATGTTAGATCCTGAATTTAAAGAAATATACTTAGGAAGAATTGAAATCAAAAAAGTATTCAAAATCACTAAGGTTGGAAATATCGCTGGATGTGTTGTTGTTGACGGGAAAGTTAAAAATGACTCAAATATCAGAATAGTTAGAAATGGTATAGTTATTTATGAAGGAAAATTAAGCACATTAAAAAGATATAAAGACGATGCTAAAGAAGTTGTAGCAGGTCAAGAATGTGGACTTGGAATTGAAAACTTTAACGATATCAAAGAAGGAGATATTGTTGAGGCCTTCGATATGATAGAAATTAAAAGAAGCTTAAAATAG
- the rbfA gene encoding 30S ribosome-binding factor RbfA, translated as MRRQRLAAIEKEVSKVVSKCLYEEVKNPKLKKAIISITSVKVTEDLKFADLYFSIMPVTGEKFNRDEVVEGLNEIKKFLRKRVSEELSLRYTPEMRIKIDETIEHAIKISQLLNDLKG; from the coding sequence ATGAGAAGACAAAGATTAGCTGCGATTGAGAAAGAAGTATCAAAAGTAGTTTCAAAATGTTTATATGAAGAAGTTAAAAATCCAAAATTAAAAAAGGCAATAATATCTATAACAAGTGTAAAAGTAACAGAAGATTTAAAGTTTGCTGATTTATATTTTAGTATAATGCCTGTAACTGGTGAGAAATTCAATAGAGATGAAGTAGTGGAAGGATTAAATGAGATTAAAAAATTCTTAAGAAAAAGAGTTTCTGAAGAATTATCATTAAGATATACACCAGAGATGAGAATAAAAATAGATGAAACAATAGAGCATGCTATTAAAATTTCTCAACTATTGAATGATTTAAAAGGGTAG
- the recJ gene encoding single-stranded-DNA-specific exonuclease RecJ, with translation MEWEYNPLPESLIESKANQWKVSKFLSTLLLKKGFHNSENVDEFINPDLTLFRDPFDFEKMEDVVRKIINAKEKKEKIFIYGDYDVDGITAAVFLVLAFREIGIEVDYYIPNRMEESYGLDKKTIDYIHRKNGRLVITVDTGINSIEDVRYGRTLGMDVIITDHHKSVKDKEDDELLYINPKLSEKYKFKYLAGAGVALKVAQGVYKKLGENLEKLYQYLDIVMIGTVADVVPMTDENRIIIREGLKVIKNTKVKGLVYLMRYLKFQNKDINTTDISYFISPLINSLGRIGISKLGADFFMKDDEFEIYNIIEEMKKANKLRRELEKNIYDEANIMIKKRDVKNLKYIFLGSSKWHPGVIGVVSSRLSVKYGVPVILMALKDGLAKASCRSVPGVNIFNIFKKHSEYLVRFGGHDLAAGFIAKKEKLHLLERIIGEEIENSPLEVEKRKLSIDLEYSIGKIDENMIKDIGKLAPFGLDNSHPLFLDRNISIEDFKKFGVEDRHFNGIVKKGDKSFQIVAFDLASKINEQGYKVQKFDIVYYPEKIYFKGEEIFQLRIKDLKIKDDFFEVFTK, from the coding sequence ATGGAGTGGGAATATAATCCCCTACCAGAATCTCTTATTGAATCTAAGGCTAATCAGTGGAAGGTTTCAAAATTTCTTTCAACACTTTTGTTAAAAAAAGGATTTCACAATAGTGAAAATGTAGATGAATTTATAAATCCAGATTTAACTTTATTTAGAGATCCCTTTGATTTTGAAAAAATGGAAGATGTTGTAAGAAAAATTATAAATGCAAAAGAAAAAAAAGAAAAAATTTTCATCTATGGAGATTATGATGTAGATGGAATAACTGCGGCAGTATTCCTAGTTTTAGCATTTAGAGAGATAGGTATAGAAGTGGATTATTACATTCCTAATAGAATGGAAGAAAGCTATGGTCTTGATAAAAAGACCATAGACTATATCCATAGGAAAAATGGAAGGTTAGTAATTACTGTAGATACTGGGATTAATTCCATTGAAGATGTTAGATATGGAAGAACTCTAGGAATGGATGTAATTATTACAGATCATCATAAAAGTGTTAAGGATAAGGAAGACGACGAACTTTTATATATAAATCCTAAATTAAGTGAAAAGTATAAATTTAAATATTTAGCTGGAGCTGGGGTAGCTTTAAAGGTTGCTCAAGGGGTTTATAAAAAGTTAGGAGAAAACTTAGAAAAACTTTACCAATATTTAGATATAGTAATGATAGGTACAGTTGCAGATGTGGTTCCTATGACCGATGAAAATAGGATAATAATAAGAGAAGGTTTAAAAGTTATAAAAAATACCAAAGTTAAAGGTTTAGTTTATTTAATGAGGTATTTGAAATTTCAAAATAAAGATATAAATACAACTGATATTAGTTACTTTATATCTCCTCTTATAAATTCTTTAGGAAGAATTGGGATTTCTAAATTAGGAGCAGATTTTTTTATGAAAGATGATGAATTTGAAATATATAACATCATAGAAGAAATGAAAAAAGCTAATAAACTTAGAAGAGAATTGGAAAAAAATATCTACGATGAAGCTAACATTATGATAAAAAAAAGAGATGTTAAAAATTTAAAATACATATTTTTAGGATCTAGTAAGTGGCATCCTGGGGTAATCGGGGTTGTTTCTTCAAGACTTAGTGTAAAATATGGAGTTCCTGTTATTTTAATGGCTTTAAAGGATGGATTAGCAAAAGCATCCTGTAGGAGTGTTCCAGGAGTTAATATTTTTAATATTTTTAAAAAACACAGTGAATATTTGGTAAGATTTGGTGGTCATGATTTAGCTGCAGGATTTATAGCTAAAAAAGAAAAACTTCATTTATTGGAAAGAATAATAGGAGAAGAGATAGAAAATTCTCCATTGGAAGTAGAAAAAAGAAAATTATCTATAGATTTAGAGTATTCTATTGGAAAAATAGATGAAAATATGATAAAAGATATAGGTAAATTAGCCCCTTTTGGTTTAGATAATTCCCACCCCTTATTTTTAGATCGAAATATTTCCATAGAAGATTTTAAAAAATTTGGAGTGGAAGATAGACATTTCAATGGAATTGTAAAAAAAGGAGATAAAAGTTTTCAGATTGTAGCCTTTGATTTAGCTAGTAAAATAAACGAGCAAGGTTATAAGGTTCAGAAATTTGATATAGTTTATTATCCTGAAAAAATATATTTCAAAGGGGAAGAAATATTTCAATTAAGGATAAAAGATCTCAAGATTAAGGATGACTTTTTTGAGGTTTTTACTAAATAG
- the tig gene encoding trigger factor: MNYEVKKIENSAVEIKLNLTAEELAPVKAEVLRKAAAEAEVPGFRKGKAPLDKVEAQYGDLVKEEVIEAVLKTNFDKIIADEKLQPVSYIYNLNSNMENGIELTFNIDLYPEVELGEYKGLSVEKETFEMSEELLNAEIETLLQSKAKLVDAPEGHKAAMGDTVDLAFEGFIDGVPFEGGKADSHSLKLGSKMFIDTFEDQLVGYVVGQEGEVNVSFPENYHQASLAGKPAVFKVKINAIKVLEKPELNDEFAKESGFESVEDLKAKKAEEVKSREEMRVKNEFTGKLIQQVVANSKVEVPKSMITREIEARLAEMDQQLSMQGMNLDTYLKMTGMTMEKVFNQMAPMAINKVTVDLILEAIAKAENIVLSEEEITEKTAEVAKMYGMTPETLVEELKKNNNFDNFTNSLKNEATLQKAIEVIVNTAK, encoded by the coding sequence ATGAATTACGAAGTTAAAAAAATTGAAAACTCAGCAGTTGAGATCAAATTAAACTTAACAGCAGAGGAATTAGCACCAGTTAAAGCTGAGGTTTTAAGAAAGGCAGCAGCAGAGGCAGAAGTTCCTGGATTTAGAAAGGGAAAAGCTCCTTTAGATAAAGTTGAAGCTCAATATGGAGATTTAGTAAAAGAAGAGGTTATCGAAGCTGTTTTAAAAACTAACTTTGATAAAATAATTGCAGATGAAAAATTACAACCAGTAAGTTACATCTACAACTTAAATTCAAATATGGAAAATGGAATAGAGTTAACTTTTAACATTGATTTATATCCAGAAGTTGAATTAGGAGAGTACAAAGGATTATCTGTAGAAAAAGAAACTTTTGAAATGTCAGAAGAGTTATTAAATGCTGAGATTGAAACTTTATTACAATCTAAAGCTAAATTAGTAGATGCTCCAGAAGGGCATAAAGCTGCTATGGGTGATACTGTAGATTTAGCATTTGAAGGATTCATCGATGGAGTTCCATTTGAAGGAGGAAAAGCTGATTCTCACTCTTTAAAATTAGGATCAAAAATGTTCATTGATACTTTCGAAGATCAATTAGTTGGATATGTAGTAGGACAAGAAGGAGAAGTAAATGTTTCTTTCCCTGAAAACTACCACCAAGCTTCTTTAGCTGGAAAACCAGCAGTATTCAAGGTAAAAATCAATGCTATTAAAGTATTAGAAAAGCCTGAATTAAATGATGAGTTCGCTAAAGAATCAGGATTTGAATCTGTAGAAGATTTAAAAGCTAAAAAAGCTGAAGAAGTTAAATCTAGAGAAGAAATGAGAGTTAAAAACGAATTTACTGGAAAATTAATCCAGCAAGTTGTAGCAAACTCAAAAGTAGAAGTTCCAAAATCAATGATAACTAGAGAAATAGAAGCTAGATTAGCTGAAATGGATCAACAATTATCTATGCAAGGTATGAATTTAGATACATACTTAAAAATGACAGGAATGACTATGGAGAAAGTATTTAACCAAATGGCTCCAATGGCAATAAACAAAGTAACTGTTGATTTAATATTAGAAGCTATTGCTAAAGCTGAAAATATAGTTCTTTCTGAAGAAGAAATAACAGAAAAAACAGCTGAAGTTGCAAAAATGTATGGAATGACTCCAGAAACTTTAGTTGAAGAGTTAAAGAAAAATAATAATTTTGACAACTTTACAAACAGTTTAAAAAATGAAGCTACTTTACAAAAAGCTATTGAAGTAATAGTAAATACAGCAAAGTAA
- the clpP gene encoding ATP-dependent Clp endopeptidase proteolytic subunit ClpP, translating to MYYNPTVIENTGKGERAYDIYSRLLKDRIIFLGTEIDDQVANSIVAQLLFLEAEDPEKDIIMYINSPGGVITAGMAIYDTMNYIKPDVQTVCLGQAASMGALLLTAGAKGKRYALENARIMIHQPLGGARGQATDIEIQAKEILRMKDMTSKILAKATGKSEEDIKRDTERDNFMSAEEAKEYGLIDEVFVR from the coding sequence ATGTATTACAATCCAACAGTGATAGAAAATACGGGCAAGGGTGAGAGAGCCTATGATATATATTCAAGACTTCTTAAAGACAGAATTATTTTTTTAGGAACTGAAATAGATGATCAAGTAGCTAATTCAATAGTTGCTCAACTGTTATTTTTAGAAGCAGAGGATCCAGAAAAAGATATTATTATGTATATAAATAGTCCTGGAGGAGTTATAACTGCAGGTATGGCTATATATGATACTATGAATTATATAAAGCCAGATGTTCAAACAGTTTGTTTAGGTCAAGCGGCTAGTATGGGAGCATTATTATTAACAGCTGGAGCTAAGGGAAAAAGATATGCCTTAGAAAATGCTAGAATAATGATACATCAACCATTAGGTGGAGCTAGAGGACAAGCTACAGATATTGAAATTCAAGCAAAAGAAATTTTAAGAATGAAGGATATGACAAGTAAGATTTTAGCTAAGGCTACTGGAAAATCAGAAGAGGATATAAAAAGAGACACAGAAAGAGATAACTTCATGTCTGCTGAAGAAGCTAAAGAATATGGATTAATAGATGAAGTTTTTGTAAGATAG